One segment of Magnetospirillum sp. 15-1 DNA contains the following:
- a CDS encoding nuclease, with amino-acid sequence MHAIAFALIALVLSAPAWAAGPPSPPATQPAAPPLRCSEDAEGGACVWGRAEGFDAGSLQVRGLHIVLAGIAAPGRKDLCGSKSAKDEFDCARPARKRMGELVGKGVACEIVDVASGQLWGRCRVAEGDLGRLLVQGGLARAAKDGPYAEAQKQAVAAKRGLWAADMVLPRDWETARRKAEDEE; translated from the coding sequence ATGCATGCAATCGCTTTCGCCCTGATCGCCCTGGTCCTGTCGGCCCCCGCCTGGGCCGCCGGGCCGCCTTCGCCGCCCGCGACCCAACCCGCCGCTCCGCCGCTCCGCTGTTCCGAGGACGCGGAGGGCGGCGCCTGCGTGTGGGGCCGGGCCGAGGGCTTCGATGCCGGATCGCTGCAGGTGCGCGGCCTGCACATCGTTCTGGCCGGTATCGCCGCGCCGGGGCGCAAGGATTTGTGCGGCTCCAAATCCGCCAAGGATGAATTCGACTGTGCCCGTCCGGCCAGGAAGCGCATGGGCGAACTGGTGGGCAAGGGCGTGGCCTGCGAGATCGTCGACGTGGCTTCGGGCCAGCTCTGGGGGCGGTGCCGGGTGGCCGAAGGCGATCTTGGGCGCCTGCTGGTCCAGGGCGGTCTGGCCCGCGCCGCCAAGGACGGTCCCTATGCCGAGGCGCAGAAGCAGGCGGTGGCGGCCAAGCGCGGTCTGTGGGCCGCCGACATGGTGCTGCCCCGCGACTGGGAAACGGCGCGGCGCAAGGCCGAGGACGAGGAGTAG
- a CDS encoding DUF2249 domain-containing protein, whose translation MSEPQLDVRAIQPRDRHPQIFGTFESLAVGGAFILVNDHDPKPLYYHFNAERAGTFGWEYLEEGPDVWRVRISRTV comes from the coding sequence ATGTCCGAACCCCAGCTCGACGTCCGCGCCATCCAGCCGCGCGACCGCCACCCGCAGATCTTCGGGACCTTCGAGTCCCTGGCCGTGGGCGGCGCCTTCATCCTGGTCAATGACCACGACCCCAAGCCGCTCTATTATCACTTCAACGCCGAGCGGGCCGGTACCTTCGGCTGGGAATATCTGGAGGAAGGCCCCGACGTGTGGCGGGTGCGCATTTCCCGGACCGTCTGA